From one Vibrio palustris genomic stretch:
- a CDS encoding YibL family ribosome-associated protein, whose amino-acid sequence MSLNTELQNLNNRLETRRKKLDTARQRGDQELITRFTNEIAELEKQQHQVKSKLQYDVDKKRRSLNDMPFSRELTKAEQADLGKLKKSVKGLVVVHPMTKEGKALRLEAMTGFAPKPF is encoded by the coding sequence ATGAGTTTAAATACCGAACTTCAAAACCTTAACAACCGCCTCGAGACGCGTCGCAAAAAGCTGGATACGGCTCGTCAGCGCGGCGATCAAGAATTGATCACTCGTTTTACTAATGAAATTGCAGAACTTGAAAAGCAACAACACCAAGTGAAAAGTAAGCTTCAGTACGATGTAGATAAAAAACGTCGTTCTCTAAACGACATGCCGTTCTCGCGTGAATTAACCAAAGCCGAGCAGGCAGATTTAGGCAAACTAAAAAAATCAGTGAAAGGCCTGGTTGTTGTGCATCCTATGACCAAAGAAGGTAAAGCACTGCGTTTAGAAGCCATGACTGGATTTGCCCCTAAACCATTCTAA
- the malQ gene encoding 4-alpha-glucanotransferase, whose product MINKTTLQSVSESIPIADHYISARGEHTEVSPGVIESLLAALGYDTSSDDALLASVAKRQTTDVVPSVRVYRQGEPIIFPVNLPNDSAVDDWSWQLTTEQGEQHQGALSELISLEEPASELINVTVPVEVELGYHELTLTHLDASASYAMRVINAPSQCYKQPELTQGKKLWGPSVQLYTLKSAHNWGMGDFGDLQHLIRDIAKRGGDFVGLNPIHALFPANPEAASPYSPSSRRWLNIFYIDVEAVPEFSASHALQQLVNGAEFQQQKQQARDTDWVDYSQVAALKRQAFALLYQQFQLQHLAYNSDRAQQFYQFIEEGGASLRQQAVFDALHAALACEHDHIWGWPAFPDEFRRYDNAAVAEYTAQHPDDVEMYMYLQWIADEQMNIAQQLALELGMPMGIYRDLAVGVADSGSETWADNGNVVLQASVGAPPDVLGPLGQNWGLPPINPEQLQATGYELFIQLLRRNMQHCGALRIDHVMGLLRLWWIPRGESAINGAYMHYPVKDMLAILALESHRQQCSVIGEDLGTVPDEMAELLRDAGVHSYKVFFFETSKTDGGYISPADYPFQSMATLCTHDMPTLRGFWHCEDLKMGAEIGLYPDEQVLQRLFDERLSDKQGILDSVAGHHRLPQDVGLDALSVPMSTQLSDALQLHVATGQSALLSVQLEDWLAMDKPVNVPGTVDEYPNWRRKLSVELEKMFAREDVNHIAEQLTEHRRQASQPND is encoded by the coding sequence ATGATCAATAAGACAACACTACAAAGTGTTTCCGAGTCTATTCCGATTGCCGATCATTATATCAGCGCACGCGGTGAGCATACCGAAGTGTCACCAGGAGTGATTGAATCATTATTGGCCGCGCTCGGTTACGATACTAGCAGTGATGATGCGCTACTAGCGAGTGTCGCCAAGCGGCAAACCACCGATGTCGTCCCTAGTGTACGCGTATATCGTCAAGGCGAGCCGATCATATTTCCTGTCAACCTTCCCAATGACTCAGCTGTGGATGATTGGTCATGGCAGCTCACCACCGAGCAAGGCGAGCAGCATCAAGGCGCATTAAGTGAGCTTATCAGCCTTGAGGAGCCAGCAAGTGAACTGATAAACGTGACGGTGCCTGTTGAAGTCGAGCTTGGTTATCACGAATTGACTTTGACTCATCTGGACGCATCGGCAAGCTATGCTATGCGGGTTATCAACGCCCCATCACAGTGTTATAAACAGCCCGAATTAACGCAAGGGAAGAAACTATGGGGGCCGAGTGTCCAGTTGTATACTTTAAAAAGTGCGCACAATTGGGGCATGGGCGATTTTGGTGACTTACAGCACTTAATCCGTGATATTGCCAAACGTGGTGGCGACTTTGTTGGGTTAAACCCGATTCACGCGTTGTTTCCTGCCAATCCAGAAGCGGCGAGCCCGTATAGTCCATCGTCGCGTCGCTGGTTAAATATTTTCTATATTGATGTGGAAGCCGTGCCTGAATTTTCAGCCAGTCATGCCCTTCAACAGCTCGTGAATGGCGCTGAGTTTCAACAGCAGAAGCAGCAAGCGCGTGATACCGATTGGGTTGATTATTCGCAAGTGGCGGCGCTAAAGCGCCAAGCTTTTGCTCTCTTATACCAACAATTTCAACTGCAGCATTTAGCATACAACAGCGATAGAGCTCAACAGTTTTACCAGTTTATTGAAGAAGGTGGAGCAAGCTTACGCCAGCAAGCCGTCTTTGATGCCCTGCACGCGGCTTTGGCTTGTGAGCATGATCATATTTGGGGCTGGCCAGCGTTTCCTGACGAGTTTCGCCGTTATGACAATGCGGCGGTTGCTGAGTATACCGCGCAACATCCCGATGATGTTGAAATGTACATGTACTTACAGTGGATTGCCGATGAGCAAATGAATATCGCTCAGCAATTGGCGTTAGAACTCGGCATGCCGATGGGTATTTATCGCGATCTTGCGGTTGGTGTGGCGGATTCCGGCTCTGAAACGTGGGCCGACAATGGCAATGTCGTTTTGCAAGCCAGTGTCGGCGCTCCGCCAGATGTACTCGGCCCATTAGGTCAAAATTGGGGATTGCCGCCGATTAACCCAGAGCAACTACAAGCCACAGGGTATGAATTATTCATCCAATTATTACGTCGCAATATGCAGCATTGCGGCGCTTTACGTATTGATCATGTTATGGGATTACTGCGTTTGTGGTGGATTCCTCGGGGCGAAAGTGCGATCAATGGGGCATATATGCACTACCCAGTGAAAGACATGCTCGCCATTTTGGCGCTTGAGTCACACCGACAACAATGTAGCGTAATTGGTGAAGACTTAGGTACTGTGCCCGATGAAATGGCGGAGCTACTGCGTGATGCCGGTGTCCATTCCTATAAAGTCTTCTTTTTTGAAACTTCAAAAACCGATGGTGGATATATTTCGCCAGCCGATTATCCTTTCCAGTCGATGGCAACGCTATGTACGCACGATATGCCAACCTTGCGTGGCTTTTGGCATTGCGAAGATTTGAAGATGGGGGCCGAGATTGGCTTGTATCCAGATGAGCAGGTGTTACAGCGTTTATTTGATGAACGGTTAAGTGATAAGCAGGGCATTTTAGACTCTGTTGCTGGGCATCATCGCTTGCCCCAAGACGTTGGACTAGATGCGTTATCGGTGCCGATGAGCACGCAATTAAGTGATGCATTACAGTTACATGTTGCTACTGGGCAGTCTGCATTATTAAGTGTACAGTTAGAAGATTGGCTAGCGATGGATAAGCCTGTGAACGTACCGGGCACTGTTGATGAATACCCCAACTGGCGTCGCAAGTTATCGGTAGAGTTAGAGAAAATGTTTGCGCGCGAAGACGTTAATCATATCGCAGAGCAGCTCACTGAACACCGTCGACAAGCCAGTCAGCCTAACGACTGA
- a CDS encoding DUF4123 domain-containing protein, giving the protein MSIFSRLKQPQGQQWLVVDKVRVPDIEDLAYTYLPDLTLVHLFAGTPYEHLNEVGPVAIKYTAQKDFDSKLVDDSQFHSSCVLFSTNTPVEQEVLIEHLQALHYVVIDDSPLFFRFYSVMMWDSINSADINEVDIDTILGPFNSLSWISNSNKKTIFKKGKDKDNKINYPYLLTSKVFKELV; this is encoded by the coding sequence ATGAGTATATTCAGTCGTTTAAAGCAACCTCAAGGCCAGCAATGGCTGGTAGTGGATAAAGTGCGTGTGCCGGATATAGAAGATCTTGCGTATACGTATCTACCCGATCTGACATTGGTTCACTTGTTCGCCGGCACGCCTTACGAGCATTTGAATGAGGTTGGGCCTGTGGCTATTAAATATACAGCCCAAAAAGATTTTGATTCTAAATTAGTTGATGATAGTCAATTCCATAGCAGCTGTGTTTTATTTTCTACTAATACTCCAGTTGAGCAGGAAGTTTTAATTGAGCATTTACAAGCATTGCACTATGTAGTGATTGATGATTCACCACTTTTCTTTAGATTTTATTCTGTGATGATGTGGGACTCAATAAATAGTGCAGATATTAACGAAGTTGATATTGATACCATACTAGGGCCTTTCAATTCGTTAAGTTGGATAAGTAATTCAAATAAAAAAACAATATTTAAGAAAGGAAAAGATAAAGATAATAAAATAAATTATCCATATCTATTAACGTCAAAAGTATTCAAAGAGTTGGTGTGA
- the hcp-2 gene encoding type VI secretion system effector Hcp-2, with amino-acid sequence MPTPCYISIEGQTQGLITAGACTADSIGDSFVEGHEDEMLVQQFDHNVTVPTDPQSGQPSGQRAHKPFKFTVALNKAVPLLYNALASGEKMSTVELKWYRTSIEGKQENFFTTKLENASIVDIHCEMPHCQDPAKSDFTQNLTVSLSYRKITWDHINAGTSGSDDWRKPVEA; translated from the coding sequence ATGCCAACTCCATGTTATATCTCAATTGAAGGTCAAACTCAGGGTCTTATCACTGCTGGTGCATGTACCGCAGATTCAATCGGCGATTCTTTCGTTGAAGGTCACGAAGACGAAATGTTGGTTCAACAATTTGATCACAACGTAACAGTACCAACGGATCCTCAATCAGGTCAGCCGTCTGGTCAACGTGCTCACAAACCATTTAAATTTACTGTCGCGCTAAACAAAGCGGTTCCATTGCTATATAACGCATTGGCATCTGGCGAAAAAATGTCAACAGTAGAACTAAAATGGTACCGTACTTCAATTGAAGGTAAACAAGAAAACTTCTTTACCACTAAGCTTGAAAACGCATCGATTGTTGATATTCATTGTGAAATGCCACACTGCCAAGATCCAGCGAAATCAGATTTCACTCAAAATCTAACGGTATCTCTGTCTTACCGTAAAATTACTTGGGATCACATCAACGCAGGAACTTCAGGTTCTGATGATTGGCGTAAGCCTGTCGAAGCGTAA
- a CDS encoding type VI secretion system Vgr family protein — MAKLGFSIKIDGLDDDTLVVHRFEGHESLSDSVFKGQPCYGFYYRIELASRQSTITSQQVVDRAVDVTFFRNGEVVQRLNGIVRQFTQGDIGHQFTYYSLTLVPSLERLSLRQNSRIFQLKTVPEILSTVLQEMGINDYAFNLQRDCAQREFCVQYRETDLAFLHRLAAEEGLVYSFTHEQGKHTLVFTDASANLTALAEPVPYNALAGGAHDEPYISQFNAHTRSEVSSTALQDYSFKKPTYQFAQQARGQNMDYQLTDYEHFDAPGRFKDDESGKAFNQIRLDYLRREAKTFRGKSNQAALRAGYSFTLSEHLDDAMNADYVLVGVTHQGTQPQALEEEGGSGATTYSNQFTAIPSTVNWRATPQPKPSVDGPMMAVVVGPEGEEIFCDKYGRVKVHFPWDRYSAANEQSSCWVRASQGWAGSQYGMMAIPRIGHEVIVSFLNGDPDQPIITGRTYHATNIAPYPLPDNKTKTVIRSETHQGEGFNELSFEDQADSEQIHVYAQKDYQGLVENDHTQLIHNDKHLTVDRDSYSQVKNNRHLTIRGESRTKITKNHNVDVKGSLQQKVTDKTIVDAGSEVHLKAGNKIVLNGGDEMTLKVGGSFIKMDASGVTVVGSAININSGGSAGAGSGYAGLAALLPKALKEIKDLAEGVMPSAVASLTPADPELYALASPELISVEALEQMAMDNTPLAKMCQKQADGSCPRADCPCASAEETA; from the coding sequence ATGGCTAAGCTAGGTTTTTCAATTAAAATCGATGGGTTAGACGACGATACACTGGTTGTCCATCGCTTTGAAGGGCATGAATCTTTGTCCGATAGTGTTTTCAAGGGGCAGCCTTGTTATGGTTTCTACTACCGCATTGAACTAGCTAGCCGCCAGTCGACAATTACTTCACAACAAGTGGTAGATAGAGCGGTGGATGTCACCTTCTTTCGCAATGGTGAAGTGGTACAGCGACTCAATGGTATTGTGCGACAATTTACTCAAGGCGATATTGGTCATCAATTTACCTATTACTCGCTAACGCTGGTGCCGTCACTCGAGCGTTTATCATTACGTCAAAACAGCCGCATTTTTCAACTCAAAACCGTCCCAGAAATACTTTCGACCGTCTTGCAAGAAATGGGTATTAATGACTATGCCTTTAATTTGCAGCGCGACTGTGCCCAGCGAGAATTTTGTGTGCAGTACCGTGAAACGGATTTAGCCTTTTTACATCGTCTCGCCGCCGAAGAGGGCTTGGTGTATAGCTTTACCCATGAGCAGGGCAAGCACACGTTAGTGTTTACTGATGCGAGCGCTAATTTAACTGCACTGGCCGAGCCGGTGCCTTACAATGCATTAGCTGGTGGAGCGCATGATGAACCGTACATCTCGCAATTCAATGCGCATACCCGTAGTGAAGTGAGCAGCACCGCGTTGCAAGATTACAGTTTCAAAAAGCCGACCTATCAATTCGCCCAACAAGCGCGTGGGCAGAATATGGATTACCAACTGACCGACTACGAGCACTTTGATGCCCCTGGGCGATTTAAAGATGATGAGTCTGGAAAAGCCTTCAACCAAATCCGTTTAGACTATTTACGCCGTGAAGCAAAAACCTTCCGGGGTAAAAGCAATCAAGCGGCATTACGAGCCGGATACAGCTTTACCTTGTCAGAGCATCTGGATGACGCGATGAATGCCGATTATGTATTGGTCGGCGTGACCCATCAAGGTACGCAACCGCAAGCGCTGGAAGAAGAGGGCGGTAGCGGCGCCACTACCTACTCCAACCAATTTACCGCGATCCCGAGTACGGTCAACTGGCGGGCGACGCCACAGCCTAAACCGAGTGTGGATGGGCCAATGATGGCCGTTGTAGTCGGGCCTGAAGGCGAAGAAATTTTCTGTGACAAATATGGCCGTGTGAAGGTGCACTTCCCGTGGGATCGTTACTCGGCCGCCAATGAGCAGAGCTCATGCTGGGTGCGAGCCTCGCAAGGTTGGGCGGGCTCTCAATATGGCATGATGGCAATCCCGCGCATTGGTCATGAAGTGATCGTGTCGTTTTTAAATGGCGATCCAGATCAGCCGATTATTACGGGCCGAACCTATCATGCGACCAATATAGCACCTTATCCTTTGCCGGATAATAAAACCAAAACCGTGATCCGCTCGGAGACTCATCAAGGAGAAGGATTTAACGAACTCAGTTTTGAAGACCAAGCCGATAGCGAACAAATTCATGTGTATGCACAAAAAGACTATCAAGGTTTGGTTGAAAACGACCACACGCAGCTGATTCATAACGACAAACATCTCACTGTTGACCGCGACAGTTATAGCCAAGTAAAAAATAACCGTCACTTGACGATCCGTGGTGAGAGCCGCACTAAAATTACCAAAAACCACAATGTGGATGTGAAAGGCTCGTTGCAGCAAAAAGTCACCGACAAAACCATTGTCGATGCCGGCAGTGAAGTGCACCTCAAAGCGGGCAATAAAATTGTGTTAAACGGCGGGGACGAGATGACCCTCAAAGTGGGCGGTAGCTTTATTAAAATGGACGCTTCAGGCGTGACCGTGGTCGGCTCAGCCATCAATATCAACTCTGGCGGCAGCGCAGGCGCTGGCTCCGGTTACGCCGGACTCGCGGCATTGCTTCCTAAAGCATTAAAAGAAATCAAAGATTTAGCCGAAGGTGTTATGCCGAGTGCCGTGGCATCGCTGACGCCTGCGGATCCTGAGCTGTATGCTCTTGCAAGTCCTGAATTAATCAGTGTTGAGGCTCTAGAGCAAATGGCGATGGACAATACGCCACTCGCTAAAATGTGCCAAAAGCAGGCGGACGGAAGCTGTCCAAGGGCTGATTGCCCATGTGCGAGCGCAGAGGAAACAGCATGA
- the glgB gene encoding 1,4-alpha-glucan branching protein GlgB gives MNIMKKPAKTQSVYQSLEQVQCADPFGVLGPFLPQNQGALRVWMPGADEVSILIEGEDPLCLDPQNDGIFLLTSDRDLRFTHYTLSIDWGGTEQILDDPYQYHEIYVDYESLHTPVKMYHEMGAQCVSLHRDGKMIQGTRFLVFAPHASTCSLVGEFNNWDGRRTPMQRLDYGLWGIFVPNLPNGTQYKFELKGPQGEVLPHRADPWGFHAEQYPSLSSVTYDHALYQWQDDAWQSRPVTEKRKLPLSFYELHVGSWRRGEGNRFLTYRELADELVPYLTEMGYTHVELMPVSEYPFYGSWGYQPVGLFAPTSRFGSPDDFKYFVDHCHQANIGVVLDWVPAHFPEDSHGLANFDGTALFHDPDPRRGWHPDWNSYIYDMGKEHVRRFLVSNALYWFEQFHIDGIRVDAVASMLYLDYSREHDQWIPNIDGGRENYDAIAMLKWMNEEVYRHFPNAMTIAEESTAYPGVSAPTFLGGLGFGFKWNMGWMHDSLEYMAEDPIHRRYHHNTITFPLIYAHSENYILSLSHDEVVYGKQSLIYKMPGDEWQRTANLRAFFGYMYGQPGKKLNFMGSEFAQTGEWNHDDQLQWFLLEFSRHKGMQNLIKDLNHTYCAQPALYELDNESAGFEWRLSDADEASILAHERLSESGQRILVITNFTPVPHDDFHLGVPHIGRYQLILNTDDQRYDGSDYLVHASVQSQAVESQGLPNSLHLRLPPLATVFYKLTD, from the coding sequence TTGAATATAATGAAAAAACCAGCGAAGACGCAATCCGTTTATCAGTCACTTGAACAAGTGCAGTGCGCCGATCCGTTTGGTGTTTTAGGTCCTTTTTTGCCGCAAAATCAAGGGGCATTACGTGTTTGGATGCCGGGTGCCGACGAGGTCTCTATATTGATCGAAGGTGAAGATCCGTTGTGTTTGGATCCGCAAAACGACGGGATCTTTTTGCTGACGTCGGATCGCGATCTGCGCTTTACTCATTACACGCTCTCAATTGATTGGGGCGGCACTGAACAAATCTTAGATGATCCCTATCAATATCATGAGATTTACGTCGACTATGAATCGTTGCATACCCCAGTGAAGATGTACCATGAAATGGGGGCGCAATGTGTATCTCTACATCGAGATGGCAAAATGATTCAAGGAACCCGCTTTCTTGTCTTCGCGCCACATGCCTCGACGTGCAGCTTAGTGGGTGAGTTTAATAATTGGGATGGTCGCCGAACCCCAATGCAGCGACTCGATTATGGTTTGTGGGGCATTTTTGTGCCCAATCTTCCCAACGGTACGCAATACAAATTTGAGCTAAAAGGCCCACAAGGAGAAGTGTTGCCGCATCGAGCGGATCCGTGGGGATTTCATGCTGAGCAATATCCGTCGTTATCATCGGTGACCTATGATCATGCACTGTATCAATGGCAAGATGATGCTTGGCAATCTCGCCCCGTTACCGAAAAGCGCAAACTGCCACTCTCTTTCTATGAGTTACATGTGGGATCGTGGCGGCGTGGTGAAGGCAATCGTTTTTTAACGTATCGTGAATTGGCTGATGAGCTCGTACCGTATTTAACCGAGATGGGCTATACCCATGTTGAGTTAATGCCAGTGTCGGAATACCCCTTTTACGGCTCTTGGGGCTATCAACCAGTGGGCTTGTTTGCGCCAACCAGCCGTTTTGGTTCACCCGATGACTTTAAGTACTTTGTCGATCACTGCCATCAGGCCAATATTGGCGTGGTATTAGATTGGGTACCTGCGCATTTTCCTGAAGATAGCCACGGTCTTGCGAACTTTGATGGCACCGCGCTTTTTCATGATCCTGATCCCCGCCGTGGCTGGCATCCAGATTGGAATTCCTATATTTATGATATGGGTAAAGAACATGTACGTCGCTTTTTAGTCTCTAATGCGCTGTATTGGTTTGAGCAATTTCATATTGATGGTATTCGCGTTGATGCGGTTGCCTCTATGTTGTATCTCGATTATTCACGCGAGCACGATCAATGGATCCCCAACATTGACGGTGGCCGAGAAAATTACGATGCCATTGCCATGCTAAAGTGGATGAATGAAGAAGTGTATCGCCACTTCCCTAATGCTATGACCATCGCTGAAGAATCGACCGCATATCCCGGTGTTTCTGCGCCGACATTCTTAGGTGGCCTTGGGTTTGGTTTTAAATGGAATATGGGCTGGATGCACGACAGCTTAGAATATATGGCAGAAGATCCGATTCATCGTCGTTACCATCACAACACCATTACCTTTCCGTTGATTTATGCCCACAGTGAAAACTACATTTTGTCGTTATCACATGATGAAGTGGTGTATGGCAAACAATCGCTTATTTACAAAATGCCGGGTGATGAATGGCAACGTACCGCTAATTTACGCGCCTTTTTTGGTTATATGTATGGTCAGCCGGGCAAAAAATTGAATTTCATGGGCTCTGAATTTGCACAAACAGGTGAGTGGAATCACGATGATCAATTACAATGGTTTTTATTAGAGTTTTCACGCCATAAAGGCATGCAAAATTTGATAAAAGATCTTAACCATACCTATTGTGCTCAGCCTGCGCTTTACGAGTTAGATAATGAATCCGCAGGATTTGAATGGCGTTTGTCTGATGCGGATGAAGCGAGCATTTTAGCGCACGAACGTTTAAGTGAATCTGGTCAACGAATATTGGTGATCACTAACTTTACGCCAGTCCCTCATGATGACTTCCATTTAGGCGTGCCACACATTGGCCGCTACCAATTGATATTAAATACTGATGATCAGCGTTACGATGGCAGCGATTACTTGGTGCACGCATCGGTACAATCGCAAGCCGTAGAGAGCCAAGGGCTACCTAATTCCCTGCATTTACGTCTTCCGCCATTGGCGACAGTGTTTTATAAACTCACCGATTAA
- a CDS encoding glycogen/starch/alpha-glucan phosphorylase produces MKPTQTHPFDKKLFQDNVKRHLNVTYATTVESASPHVWYLAMAKAMAEMTMLNLLETEQDERVIKAKSVNYLSLEFLIGRLTGNNLISLGLYDEINDAMQELGHSLTDLLEEERDPSLGNGGLGRLAACFMDSCAAMEYPTVGYGLHYEYGLFKQSFKDCQQKEAPDAWQGIEGYPWEVARPELKQDIGFYGHVDVEYIDGEERRTWVPGMKVQAMPWDLPIVGYENNTVYPLRLWEARAIAPFSLESFNNGNYFEAQHALIDADNITKVLYPNDNHEKGKTLRLMQQYFHSAASMGDILRRHKAAGFSLDELPDYETIQLNDTHPTIAIPELMRILMDEQAMPWDQAWGICSRTFAYTNHTLLPEALESWDESLIQRLLPRHMEIIYEINRRFLLEVSAKWPGDVSKQQKLSVIQEGFHRMVRMANLCVVGAYAVNGVAALHSDLVKRHLFPDFHELYPDRLTNVTNGITPRRWLKFCNPDLSNLISEKIGDEWPAHLEQLEKIADYADDSEFQEQFMAVKKANKQRLADWVQEHMGIELNPDAIFDVQIKRLHEYKRQHLNMLYMLSLYHRLKTDDSFDMHPRVFFFGAKAAPGYYLAKEIIYAINKIAETVNADPQINDKLKVVFIPDYRVSIAEIVIPAADVSEQISTAGKEASGTGNMKLALNGALTVGTMDGANVEIREEVGDDNIYIFGLDVDGVDELRANGYNPYDCYQADPLLKASLDLLAGETFTPGEPGKLRATYESLLNGGDPYLVLADFASYVQAQEAIDHDYRDIQVWAKKAILNTALMGKFSSDRSIRDYVNRIWKLKPVKR; encoded by the coding sequence ATGAAACCGACCCAGACCCACCCGTTTGACAAGAAGTTATTTCAAGATAATGTGAAGCGTCATTTGAATGTGACGTACGCTACAACGGTGGAGAGTGCGTCTCCTCATGTATGGTATTTAGCAATGGCGAAAGCCATGGCCGAGATGACAATGCTTAACCTGCTTGAAACCGAGCAGGATGAAAGAGTCATTAAAGCGAAAAGCGTCAACTATTTATCTTTGGAGTTTTTGATTGGCCGTTTAACGGGTAACAACCTGATTAGTTTAGGCCTTTATGATGAAATCAATGATGCGATGCAAGAACTAGGTCATAGCCTGACCGATTTGCTTGAAGAAGAGCGTGACCCATCATTGGGCAATGGCGGTTTAGGGCGTCTTGCCGCGTGTTTTATGGACTCGTGTGCCGCGATGGAATACCCCACAGTTGGGTATGGTTTGCATTACGAATATGGTTTATTCAAACAATCTTTCAAAGATTGCCAACAGAAAGAAGCGCCAGATGCGTGGCAAGGGATCGAAGGATACCCGTGGGAAGTCGCTCGTCCAGAACTCAAGCAAGACATCGGTTTTTATGGTCATGTTGATGTGGAATACATTGATGGCGAGGAACGTCGTACTTGGGTACCAGGGATGAAAGTGCAAGCCATGCCATGGGATCTGCCGATTGTCGGATATGAAAATAACACCGTGTACCCACTGCGTTTATGGGAAGCACGTGCGATTGCTCCCTTCTCTTTAGAAAGCTTCAATAACGGTAATTACTTTGAAGCGCAACATGCGTTGATTGATGCCGATAACATTACCAAGGTGTTATACCCTAACGATAACCATGAAAAAGGCAAAACCCTCCGTTTAATGCAGCAATACTTTCATAGTGCGGCCTCTATGGGAGATATTTTACGTCGTCATAAAGCCGCGGGCTTCTCGCTCGATGAACTGCCTGATTATGAGACAATCCAACTTAATGATACGCACCCAACAATTGCGATTCCCGAACTGATGCGTATTTTAATGGACGAGCAGGCAATGCCTTGGGATCAAGCATGGGGTATCTGTAGTCGCACGTTTGCTTATACCAACCATACGTTATTGCCCGAAGCGCTAGAATCATGGGATGAAAGCTTGATCCAACGCTTACTGCCTCGCCATATGGAAATTATCTATGAAATCAACCGGCGCTTCTTACTTGAAGTCAGTGCGAAGTGGCCAGGCGATGTATCTAAACAACAAAAATTATCCGTGATTCAAGAAGGATTCCACCGTATGGTGCGTATGGCGAACTTATGTGTCGTCGGGGCGTATGCGGTTAATGGGGTCGCAGCACTGCACTCTGATCTAGTGAAACGGCATTTATTTCCTGACTTCCATGAACTTTATCCAGATCGCCTTACCAATGTGACCAATGGCATCACACCGCGCCGGTGGTTGAAGTTTTGTAATCCAGATTTATCCAACCTGATTTCTGAAAAAATTGGTGACGAATGGCCTGCGCATCTTGAGCAGCTTGAAAAAATTGCCGATTACGCTGACGACAGCGAGTTTCAAGAGCAGTTTATGGCGGTGAAAAAAGCCAATAAACAACGCTTGGCTGACTGGGTACAAGAGCACATGGGAATTGAACTCAACCCTGATGCGATCTTTGATGTACAGATTAAGCGGTTGCATGAATATAAACGTCAGCATTTGAATATGCTTTATATGCTTTCTTTGTATCATCGTTTAAAAACCGATGACAGTTTTGATATGCATCCACGTGTCTTCTTCTTTGGCGCAAAAGCGGCGCCAGGCTACTACTTAGCAAAAGAAATCATTTACGCCATTAATAAGATTGCGGAAACCGTTAACGCCGATCCGCAAATCAACGATAAGCTGAAAGTGGTGTTTATTCCGGATTATCGCGTGAGTATCGCTGAAATCGTTATCCCTGCGGCGGATGTGTCTGAACAAATCTCCACGGCGGGTAAAGAAGCTTCTGGTACTGGGAATATGAAACTGGCACTCAATGGTGCATTAACCGTGGGTACCATGGATGGGGCGAATGTCGAAATTCGCGAGGAAGTCGGCGATGATAATATTTACATCTTTGGTCTTGATGTGGATGGGGTAGATGAATTACGTGCGAATGGGTATAACCCATACGATTGTTATCAAGCCGACCCGCTACTCAAAGCATCGTTAGATTTACTAGCTGGTGAAACCTTTACCCCCGGCGAACCCGGTAAGCTTAGAGCTACCTATGAAAGCTTATTGAATGGGGGAGACCCTTACTTGGTGTTAGCCGATTTTGCTTCTTACGTGCAAGCACAAGAAGCGATTGACCATGATTATCGCGATATTCAAGTCTGGGCGAAAAAAGCCATTTTAAATACCGCGCTCATGGGGAAATTCAGTTCAGACCGTAGTATCCGCGATTACGTTAACCGTATCTGGAAATTAAAACCTGTTAAGCGCTAG